One region of Quercus lobata isolate SW786 chromosome 2, ValleyOak3.0 Primary Assembly, whole genome shotgun sequence genomic DNA includes:
- the LOC115977977 gene encoding putative UPF0481 protein At3g02645, whose amino-acid sequence MYSELKPSESSIHISHDQEWVIQISRALEEGLQDNDEGVLVSIFSVPKTLLSFKPEAYIPQLVALGPYHHHRLELLEMEHYKLTSAMRLQKNLKEIKFRDLVNQIAESDRCIRACYHRFLEFDQETLSWMLSIDASLLLEYLQTYSTKMEDSLMRITSKMAHLIDHTHRKTAHHAVLRDIIMLENQIPLFLLREVHSFYPCEDHDEVLATMLIGFCKHMSPIECINDQHFKEVCFTKSHLLELLYYMVAPKLQLVADNSEQEKPKEDKKIGCFQSILKAISYINLAPLRLLIKIFNSKAVKLLVTLPFIIISYLCKLKNKSDITNLISSAEAVAEDAQSVSNEKKAESPKVEEIAIPSVTQLHKNGIKFRPSKGGLGTINFDKSSGTFYLPVIHLDGNSEVVLRNLVAYEACIAPDVMVFTRYTELMNGIIDTEEDVKILREAGIILNRLKSDEEVAMLWNGMTKSVRVTKVPILDKAIEAANSSYSGCWRNKMTGFKKYIFGSWPCLTFLAANILILLSTLQTACSMYNCSKFLATL is encoded by the coding sequence ATGTACTCTGAGCTAAAACCCAGTGAATCATCTATACATATAAGTCATGACCAAGAATGGGTCATACAGATAAGTCGAGCCCTAGAAGAAGGCCTTCAAGACAATGATGAAGGTGTTCTTGTTAGCATCTTTAGTGTACCCAAAACCCTACTCTCTTTCAAACCAGAAGCATACATTCCACAACTTGTAGCCCTTGGCCCATACCATCACCACCGGCTTGAACTTCTCGAGATGGAACACTACAAGCTCACTTCAGCTATGAGATTGCAAAAGAACCTCAAAGAAATCAAATTCCGCGACTTGGTTAACCAAATCGCGGAAAGTGATAGGTGCATCCGTGCTTGTTATCATAGGTTCTTGGAATTCGACCAAGAAACACTCTCTTGGATGTTGTCCATTGATGCTTCCTTATTGTTGGAGTATCTCCAAACCTACTCCACAAAAATGGAAGACTCGCTTATGCGAATAACTTCTAAGATGGCGCATTTGATCGACCACACGCATCGGAAAACGGCACACCATGCAGTCCTTAGGGATATTATCATGCTAGAAAACCAAATCCCTTTATTTTTGCTCAGAGAAGTCCACAGCTTTTATCCCTGCGAAGATCATGACGAAGTATTAGCAACAATGCTAATTGGTTTTTGCAAACATATGTCGCCCATAGAGTGCATCAATGATCAACATTTCAAAGAAGTATGTTTCACAAAATCCCATTTGCTAGAGCTTCTCTACTACATGGTTGCACCGAAATTGCAACTTGTAGCTGATAATTCTGAGCAGGAAAAGccaaaagaagacaaaaagaTTGGCTGCTTCCAATCCATCTTGAAAGCAATAAGTTATATTAACTTGGCCCCGCTCCGCCTTCTCATTAAGATTTTCAATTCAAAGGCAGTGAAGCTTTTAGTTACACTGCCATTTATAATCATCTCCTATCTATGCAAACTTAAGAACAAAAGTGATATAACCAATCTCATCTCGTCAGCTGAGGCTGTGGCCGAAGACGCGCAAAGCGTATCTAATGAGAAGAAAGCTGAAAGCCCAAAAGTAGAAGAGATTGCAATTCCTAGCGTCACACAGCTTCATAAAAATGGTATTAAATTTCGTCCATCAAAGGGTGGCTTGGGGactataaattttgacaaaagtTCAGGTACATTTTACCTTCCAGTTATTCATTTGGATGGCAACTCTGAGGTTGTTTTAAGGAATCTGGTCGCCTATGAGGCATGTATTGCACCGGACGTGATGGTTTTTACACGCTACACGGAATTGATGAATGGAATTATTGATACTGAGGAGGATGTGAAGATTCTTCGAGAGGCCGGGATCATCTTGAACCGGCTCAAGAGCGATGAAGAAGTAGCGATGCTTTGGAATGGAATGACTAAGTCTGTGAGGGTAACAAAAGTTCCAATTCTAGACAAGGCCATTGAAGCTGCAAATTCTAGTTATTCAGGGTGTTGGAGGAACAAGATGACTGGTTTCAAGAAGTATATCTTTGGTTCATGGCCATGTCTTACATTTTTAGCAGCTAACATTCTAATATTGCTGTCTACTCTGCAGACTGCTTGTTCTATGTACAATTGTTCCAAATTTTTGGCCACTCTATGA